One Malassezia restricta chromosome VI, complete sequence genomic region harbors:
- a CDS encoding ubiquinone biosynthesis monooxygenase Coq6 → MLRLKVTGLLRRRCVHTAARQSDVVVIGAGVVGMAMLAGLVSSQRMAPMHVTMIDANQVHGYGGWMDRMRERTRAATDRHDGIPWENRVISMTAENLGWLRTIGAEAYLDASRMRAVDRIRVWDGLTDAAAEFSNETTLSTMVELSNLQQALYRYVQDRLPRSRLRLTIQDAARVARIEADTPDDWPRITFQDEAGEHVVRTRLLVGADGARSPVRTFAGIESYGWSYGCKGLVATLRTGLHTRSAEPVVDTMAWQRFMPTGTLACLPLSPTAGTIVWALPPELCDPIVAMHRAARVHCDGTSSVLATLISAAFRLPWALLEPILYGVSTTAPEALERRVLDVMASYEQSGAAPSAFTGAVPPWGDAVDARGVASFPLQLKHAGCYIGSRLQHPGPLSTALTAALTALSLTPGGAARGGGQGRTVLVGDAAHSTHPLAGQGLNMGLQDVRALCEALQDASLHGMDIGTHQALQPYERARYLPNQIMLSVTDHLHWLFATRPASPYTHPMHPLQRSLREQALRALVWARSTGLDVVNELGPLKRLLTAGAGSARS, encoded by the coding sequence ATGCTGAGGTTGAAGGTGACGGGCCTGCTACGTCGCCGGTGCGTGCAcacggcggcgcgacaGAGCGATGTGGTCGTGATTGGtgcgggcgtcgtgggcaTGGCGATGCTGGCGGGACTGGTGTCGAGtcagcgcatggcgccgatGCACGTCACGATGATCGATGCGAACCAGGTGCACGGCTACGGCGGATGGATGGATCGGATGCGGGAGCGCACGCGAGCGGCAACGGACCGGCACGACGGCATTCCCTGGGAGAACCGGGTGATTAGTATGACGGCGGAGAATCTCGGCTGGCTGCGCACGATCGGTGCGGAGGCGTACCTGGATGCGAGCCGtatgcgcgccgtcgatCGGATCCGCGTGTGGGACGGCTTGACGGATGCGGCCGCCGAGTTTTCGAACGAAACAACGCTTTCGACGATGGTTGAGCTGTCGAATttgcagcaggcgctgtacCGCTACGTGCAGGACCGCTTGCCGCgcagccgcctgcgcctcaCGATCCAAGACGccgcgcgagtcgcgcgcatcgaggctgATACGCCGGACGACTGGCCGCGCATCACCTTTCAGGACGAGGCGGGCGAGCATGtggtgcgcacgcgcctgcTGGTGGGCGCGgatggcgcgcgctcgccggTGCGGACGTTTGCGGGTATTGAGAGCTATGGATGGTCGTATGGATGCAAGGGCCTCGtggcgacgctgcgcacggGTCTGCacacgcgcagcgcggaGCCTGTGGTCGACACGATGGCGTGGCAGCGGTTCATGCCGACGGGCACCCTGGCGTGCCTCCCGCTCTCGCCGACAGCCGGCACGATTGTGTgggcgctgccgcccgaGTTGTGTGATCCGATCGTCGCGATgcatcgagcggcgcgcgtgcatTGCGACGGCACGTCGAGTGTGCTGGCGACGCTGATATCCGCGGCGTTCCGTCTGCCATGGGCGCTCCTCGAGCCGATCCTGTATGGCGTgagcacgacggcgcccgaggccttggagcggcgcgtcctgGACGTCATGGCGTCGTATGAGCagagcggcgcggcgcccagcgccttTACCGGCGCGGTGCCGCCCTGGggcgacgccgtcgatgcgcgtggcGTCGCGAGTTTCCcgctgcagctcaagcATGCGGGATGCTACATCGGCAGCCGTCTGCAGCACCCAGGCCCGCTCTCCACGGCGCTcacggcggcgctcacggcgctgtcCCTGACGCcgggcggcgccgcgcgcgggGGCGGACAGGGCCGCAccgtgctcgtcggcgacgcggcgcactcgACGCATCCCCTCGCCGGCCAGGGCCTGAACATGGGCCTGCaggacgtgcgtgcgctgtgcgAGGCCCTGCAGGATGCctcgctgcatggcatggaTATCGGCACGCaccaggcgctgcagccgtacgagcgcgcgcgctaCCTGCCGAATCAGATCATGCTGAGTGTCACGGACCATCTGCACTGGCTGTTTGCGACGCGCCCCGCCTCGCCGTACACGCATCCGATGCATCCGCTACAGCGCAGCCTACGGGAACAGGCGCTCCGCGCGCTGGTCTgggcgcgctcgacgggGCTGGACGTCGTGAATGAGCTCGGGCCGCTCAAGCGCCTGCTGaccgccggcgccggctcGGCTCGGTCGTAG